TCTGCATTTCGCTTTACTTCTTCAGCGGATTCCTGAGCTACGAGTATCGACTTGTTCAACGTTGTTTCGATACTTGAAAAATGTTTCAATTTTTCATCAAGTTCATGAACTCTTTCCATCAGTTCTTTTTTTTCACGAATAACCAATTCGTAATCTTTAATGATCTGATCAAGAAATTCATTTACTTCATCTTCATCGTAACCTCTGAAACCTCGGGTAAATTCTTTATTGTGGATATCCAACGGTGTTAATGCCATTTGTGAAACGCACCTCCAAGATGAATTCTTTTGTCAGTTTCCCTCAGCTTTGTGGAAAGCCTAAAGTCAATTTGATCTTTCCTTTTCTGGTGTTTCCTTCGATGGCGGCTACATACATCCGCCCATATCCCCTGACTGAAATCACGTCCTCCTCCTGGATTATAAAAGAGGGATCTGTGACATGGCGCCAGTTCACTTTAACTTTATCCTGCTGGATCAAGGGTTTTGCTTTTGATCTGGACAGGTTATAACCTTCGGCAAGTAAAATATCGAGACGCATCGAAGACACTGTTTTATTTGTCCAATCGAGGATCAAATCATTCGGGAGAATCTCTTCAAGTGGCTTTTCCTCGGGACGTATCTTCGTCTTTCCCGCGCTTTCGAGATTTAACTTCACGTAATCTGCTATATCATTGGTGACGATAATCTGAAAACGGTCTTCCTGATTCAGGATGTCGCCAAATTTCTCCCGTTTAATGCCAAGTCCCATCAATGTTCCAAGGATTTTAGGATGCTCCAGGGTAGCAAACTTCACTGGATATTGCAGTTCAAACAAGGTGTACTCAAAATCGTTTACCCCAGGTTCAAAGTAGTCCGGAGCGATAATTGCTCTTTTCCGCTCCGCATTCTCCTGTCCACCTGAAAAAAACACTTCTAGTCCTTCACCTTTTCCAATGACAGATGATACAATCCGCTGTTCACGGGGATCAAGAAAATCCGTCAATTTCGGACGGTATTCATCCAAAACAAGCTGTTTCCAATCCAATACCTGATCGATCAGTGAATGTTCTTCTTTTCTGAAATGCTGATAAATGGACATCGCCTGACTTTACCCTCCAGTGTTTCATTACATGCCGAAAAATAAAAAACGA
This Salisediminibacterium beveridgei DNA region includes the following protein-coding sequences:
- a CDS encoding DivIVA domain-containing protein; the protein is MALTPLDIHNKEFTRGFRGYDEDEVNEFLDQIIKDYELVIREKKELMERVHELDEKLKHFSSIETTLNKSILVAQESAEEVKRNADKEAKLIIKEAEKNADRIVNESLAKSRKISLEIEELKKQSSVYRMRFKMLLEAQLEMLNHDDWEELHASLDEEEKEQGS
- a CDS encoding YlmH family RNA-binding protein; the encoded protein is MSIYQHFRKEEHSLIDQVLDWKQLVLDEYRPKLTDFLDPREQRIVSSVIGKGEGLEVFFSGGQENAERKRAIIAPDYFEPGVNDFEYTLFELQYPVKFATLEHPKILGTLMGLGIKREKFGDILNQEDRFQIIVTNDIADYVKLNLESAGKTKIRPEEKPLEEILPNDLILDWTNKTVSSMRLDILLAEGYNLSRSKAKPLIQQDKVKVNWRHVTDPSFIIQEEDVISVRGYGRMYVAAIEGNTRKGKIKLTLGFPQS